The Bacteroidales bacterium genomic sequence AAATATCAGTCAAAATGTAGGGCATTGGTATGTATCAAATATTAAGTCAAAAAGTAAAATGGTACATGCAAAATTAGCAATTGCAGCTGATAATTCCGGGAAGTTAGTTGCACAAGTCAAGAATGAAGCAAAAAAGATTGCAACTGAAGGTAATTATGATTACATCATTGTTGACGGTTCGCCCGGTGTCGGCTGTCCCGTTGTATCTTCCTTATCGGGAGCAAATTATGTTGTGCTTGTTACCGAACCGACAGTTTCCGGGATACATGATTTGAAAAGAGTTTATGAATTGGTGCATAAATTTAATTTAAAAGCCGGATGCATTATTAATAAACATGACTTGAATTCGGAAATGACTGACAGAATTAAAGAATTCTTAAAAGAAGAAGATATAAATCATTTGGCAGATATTCCTTACAGTAATGAATTTACAAAAGCAATAACAAACGGAGAAACAATTGTTGAGTATGATAAAGGTGATTTGAAATTAATTATTGAGAATACATGGAATGAATTAAAAAAATATTGTTAAAAATGCTTCAATGTTATATTGCTGTTTTTAAACTGTTTCGGAAAGTCCCCTTTAGGGGATTTAGGGGCGAAATGATGCGATTTTAACAATGTAACAATAAAACAATGCAACAATTTCAACAAAACAGATAACTTAATTTATAAATATAATAATTAATATAAATAGTAGAAAGATGAAAATTGCATTTACAACAAAAGGAACAAGTTGGGATTCTAAAATGGACCCAAGATTCGGCAGAACCGAATATATTTTAGTATTTGATGAAATTTCTGATGAGTTAATTCATGTGGATAACAGAGATTCTGCAAATGATGCGCACGGTGTGGGGCCAAAAACAGCTCAAAAATTGTTTGAACTAAAAGCCGATGTGCTGATTACCGGTAACGGACCCGGAGGAAATGCCGGAACAGTTTTGGAGAAAGCCGGAATGAAGGTATATGTCGGTGCCGGTGAAATGACAGCAAAAGAAGCATATGATGCTTATAAAAACAATAGTTTAATAGAAATTTAGTAATGAAAAAATACGATATTATAATAATTGGTGCCGGTCCGGCAGGAATTATAACCGGTGTAACAGCTAAAACGCAAAATCCTGATAAATCAATTTTATTGTTTAAAGAAGAAGAAAAAGGATTAGTTCCTTGCGGAATACCTTATATTTTCCATAAACTTGGAGGTGTTGAAAAAAATGTAATGGGACCGAAACCATTAATTGATTTAGGAGGAGAAGTGGTAAACGAGAAGATTGTTGATGTTGATTTGAAAAATAAATCAGTAAAAACATTATCAGGTAAAGAGTTTGCATATAGTAAACTGGTTTTTGCAACAGGTTCAAAAGCAGTTATTCCGGATTTTATACCCGGGTTCGACCTAAACAATGTTTTTTATATTAAAAAAAGCTTTAAATATATAAAACAATTATATGAAGATTTAAAATCTAAAAGGAATATTGTAGTTATCGGAGGAGGTTTTATCGGAGCTGAAGTTGCAGAACAACTTGCTCTTAATCCCGATAAAAATATTACTTTAATTGAAAGTGAACAATTTTGTTTTTCAAAAGCATTTTCAAAAGAATTAAGTCAGATAGCTACTGAAGCTCTTGCTCGAACTGATGTAAATATCAAAACATCCATACAAGCAGAAAAAATAATCGGACATAACGGTGCTGTTTCATCTGTTTTACTTAAAAACGGTGAAGAAGTACAGTGTGATGCAGTTATAATGGCAATTGGTTATAAGCCGAATACAAGTTTAGCAAAAAATGTCGGACTGGAATTGAATGAAACGGGAGCAATTGTTGTTGATAATTATGAACGTACAAAAGAAAAAGATGTATGTGCTGTAGGTGATTGTTCTCAAACTATAGGATTTTTAACAGGACGAACGGATTATGTTATGTTGGCATCAACCGCAACAGCGGAAGCTCGTGTATTGGGGCATAATCTTTTTGGTATTGAAATC encodes the following:
- a CDS encoding ATP-binding protein, which translates into the protein MKEIVIISGKGGTGKTSITAAFAVLGKDKVVVADCDVDAADMHLLMKPDFGKSEEFFSGELAVINQEDCIQCGKCAEVCRFDAIPFENNTYIVDELSCEGCGYCARVCPTETIINISQNVGHWYVSNIKSKSKMVHAKLAIAADNSGKLVAQVKNEAKKIATEGNYDYIIVDGSPGVGCPVVSSLSGANYVVLVTEPTVSGIHDLKRVYELVHKFNLKAGCIINKHDLNSEMTDRIKEFLKEEDINHLADIPYSNEFTKAITNGETIVEYDKGDLKLIIENTWNELKKYC
- a CDS encoding NifB/NifX family molybdenum-iron cluster-binding protein; this translates as MKIAFTTKGTSWDSKMDPRFGRTEYILVFDEISDELIHVDNRDSANDAHGVGPKTAQKLFELKADVLITGNGPGGNAGTVLEKAGMKVYVGAGEMTAKEAYDAYKNNSLIEI
- a CDS encoding FAD-dependent oxidoreductase, which encodes MKKYDIIIIGAGPAGIITGVTAKTQNPDKSILLFKEEEKGLVPCGIPYIFHKLGGVEKNVMGPKPLIDLGGEVVNEKIVDVDLKNKSVKTLSGKEFAYSKLVFATGSKAVIPDFIPGFDLNNVFYIKKSFKYIKQLYEDLKSKRNIVVIGGGFIGAEVAEQLALNPDKNITLIESEQFCFSKAFSKELSQIATEALARTDVNIKTSIQAEKIIGHNGAVSSVLLKNGEEVQCDAVIMAIGYKPNTSLAKNVGLELNETGAIVVDNYERTKEKDVCAVGDCSQTIGFLTGRTDYVMLASTATAEARVLGHNLFGIEIRKKFNGTLAVFSTEINGIAMAAAGVNDSNAKDACIKYISATFSDFDTHPGTFEHTSQLSVKLFASCRDGSIIGGEVWGGKSAGEIINIIGLAIQKGVTVYELISFQIGTHPLLTGAPTKPILIKAAEKIIKQMKFMKK